In the Nicotiana tabacum cultivar K326 chromosome 16, ASM71507v2, whole genome shotgun sequence genome, one interval contains:
- the LOC107822247 gene encoding putative receptor protein kinase ZmPK1 gives MDVPILILVLASLVALPFSSSSTIFSLSEGSLSAPQDSLLSPNGEFTAGFYSVGENAYFFAIWFTKPLADGNNTVVWMANRDQPINGRKSHLSLLKSGNLVLIDANQINVWESGTQSSSPVELRLLDNGNLVLVTSEGQEIWQSFDSPTDTLLPEQPLTKTSKLVSRRSSTNFSSGFYQVHFNEDNVLHLVFDGTEMTSVFWPSPWLIVWDAGRSTYNDSKTAVLDPLGNFVSSDEFRFQSADYGVELRRRFTLDVDGNIRLYSLDMLSNTWRVTWQLFLAACRVHGVCGLNSLCSYDPYFGRKCSCIPGYRMRNPIDWSYGCEPESAISCNDTSSMDFFPLHHVEFYGYDIAYFRNKTLQECKNLCLKHCDCKGFQYKFVGGNGTYGCYPKTLLFNGYVQSSWPDIVYVKLRKGRQTWQANYKGNLQCGNEKVMLDRAYKRKEQHGWIKSFIWSIVVAGVLEILCFLTYWIKTRKGSHETKQGYLQLSTRFKKFTYAELKKASSNFSEEIGRGGGSIVYKGKLSDDRVAAIKSLSGGANYQGEAEFLAEVSTIGNLNHMNLIELWGYCAEGKHRLLVYEYMEYGSLSDNLHANKLDWEKRFDIALGTAKGLAYLHEECLEWVLHCDVKPQNILLDSNYKPKVADFGLSKILNRGGLDNSSFSTIRGTRGYMAPEWVFKMPITSKVDVYSYGIVLLEMITGKSPEVCVHGGRRDNDAMGQGVLVTWIREKMREASETKSWIQEIVDPSLNGEFDLEKMEILLKVALQCSEKDRDARPTMCEVVDKMLHPENLELKIDINLS, from the exons ATGGATGTACCaattttgattcttgttttgGCTTCACTTGTTGCATTGCCATTTTCATCATCCTCAACAATCTTTAGTTTATCTGAAGGTTCACTTTCTGCTCCACAAGATTCTCTTTTATCTCCCAATGGAGAATTCACTGCTGGTTTTTACTCTGTTGGTGAAAATGCTTATTTCTTTGCTATATGGTTCACTAAGCCATTGGCTGATGGAAACAACACCGTTGTTTGGATGGCTAACCGTGACCAACCTATAAATGGAAGAAAATCACATCTTTCCCTGCTCAAATCAGGCAACCTCGTATTGATTGATGCGAACCAGATCAATGTTTGGGAATCTGGTACACAATCAAGTTCCCCTGTTGAATTAAGGTTGCTGGATAATGGCAACCTCGTTCTTGTAACTTCAGAAGGTCAAGAAATCTGGCAAAGCTTTGATTCACCTACAGACACACTTCTTCCTGAACAACCACTTACCAAAACCTCAAAGCTTGTGTCACGTAGAAGCTCGACCAATTTCTCTTCTGGATTTTACCAGGTACATTTTAATGAGGATAATGTCCTACATCTTGTCTTTGATGGCACAGAGATGACAAGTGTTTTTTGGCCCAGCCCGTGGTTAATTGTTTGGGATGCAG GTCGGTCCACCTACAATGACAGCAAAACTGCAGTTCTTGACCCTTTGGGAAATTTTGTATCGAGTGATGAATTTAGATTCCAATCTGCTGATTATGGTGTGGAATTGCGAAGAAGATTCACTCTTGATGTAGATGGCAATATTCGATTGTACAGCCTAGATATGCTGAGTAACACTTGGAGAGTTACTTGGCAGTTATTTCTAGCAGCTTGTAGGGTTCATGGAGTTTGTGGATTGAACAGTTTGTGTTCTTACGATCCTTATTTTGGCAGAAAATGTTCTTGTATACCAGGATATAGGATGAGAAATCCCATAGATTGGTCCTATGGTTGTGAACCAGAATCCGCGATTTCTTGTAACGATACTAGTTCAATGGATTTCTTTCCGCTTCACCACGTTGAGTTTTACGGGTATGATATTGCATATTTTCGTAATAAAACATTGCAGGAATGCAAGAATTTATGCTTGAAACATTGTGATTGCAAAGGTTTCCAGTACAAGTTTGTTGGAGGCAATGGTACCTATGGTTGTTACCCAAAAACACTCTTATTTAATGGCTATGTCCAATCAAGTTGGCCAGATATTGTTTATGTGAAATTGCGTAAAGGAAGGCAAACTTGGCAAGCGAATTATAAAGGAAATCTCCAATGTGGCAATGAAAAAGTGATGCTGGACAGAGCttataaaagaaaagaacaacatGGTTGGATAAAGTCATTCATTTGGTCAATTGTTGTAGCTGGAGTTTTGGAGATTCTTTGTTTTCTCACTTACTGGATTAAGACAAGAAAAGGCTCACATGAAACCAAGCAAGGGTACCTTCAACTTTCAACAAGATTCAAGAAATTCACCTATGCTGAGCTCAAGAAGGCCTCTTCCAATTTCAGTGAAGAGATAGGCCGAGGAGGCGGTAGTATTGTGTATAAAGGAAAATTGTCTGACGACAGAGTTGCAGCTATAAAGTCTCTTAGTGGAGGAGCCAACTATCAAGGAGAAGCTGAATTTCTAGCAGAAGTGAGTACTATAGGCAACCTTAATCACATGAATTTGATAGAATTATGGGGGTATTGTGCTGAGGGAAAGCACAGGCTTCTAGTTTATGAATATATGGAGTATGGTTCTTTGTCTGATAATTTGCATGCCAACAAACTTGATTGGGAGAAAAGGTTTGACATTGCTTTAGGAACAGCCAAAGGACTTGCTTACTTGCATGAAGAGTGCTTGGAATGGGTCTTGCATTGTGATGTTAAGCCTCAGAATATACTTTTAGATTCCAATTACAAGCCAAAAGTTGCTGATTTTGGGCTATCGAAAATATTAAATAGAGGTGGCTTGGATAATTCGAGCTTTTCCACGATAAGGGGGACTAGAGGATACATGGCTCCTGAATGGGTTTTTAAGATGCCTATTACCTCAAAAGTTGACGTCTATAGTTATGGAATTGTTTTATTGGAGATGATCACAGGCAAGAGTCCAGAAGTTTGTGTTCATGGCGGAAGAAGGGATAATGATGCTATGGGACAAGGGGTGTTGGTAACTTGGATAAGAGAGAAGATGCGCGAAGCCAGTGAAACAAAATCATGGATTCAAGAAATTGTGGATCCGTCTTTAAATGGTgaatttgatttggagaagatggaaattttattgaaagtAGCTTTGCAATGCTCAGAGAAAGATAGAGATGCAAGACCTACCATGTGCGAGGTGGTGGATAAGATGCTTCATCCAGAAAATCTCGAGTTGAAAATAGACATTAATCTAAGTTAA